From a single Gimesia fumaroli genomic region:
- a CDS encoding DUF1501 domain-containing protein, translating into MRCKYACGSHESLTRRAFLGGTAAGALSMLGFGGMTQVDAAKKLASQQKQVVVFWLSGGVSQLETWDPKPGVETGGPFQAISTSAPGVQISELLPYTAQQMHHLALVRGINTKENDHGKGAYIMQTGRKKQPGFAYPYLGSTFSHHLSPPNSPLPGYISVGVGGSSAESTFLGPRHAPLVLSNGKAPSNLGLHSSMTADRDKLRRSLRHKFSQRFEQKRRTAHTEVYNESFDQAAALMARRDIFDFSHFSDKDVERYGKHDFGRHCLMARQLIEKGVTFVKVGHTNYDTHSENFNFHIEQLGEFDKPFATFISDLYDRGLLEHTLIICMCEFGRTPRINQRVGRDHWGTAWSVALGGTGIKGGAVSGKTNETGTKVIDREVNGGHLFHTYYQAVGLDSTEEFYPNGQPIAKADPQTEPIKEILA; encoded by the coding sequence ATGCGTTGTAAATATGCTTGTGGATCCCATGAATCGTTGACACGTCGTGCTTTTTTAGGAGGCACGGCGGCAGGCGCATTGAGTATGCTCGGCTTTGGCGGTATGACTCAGGTCGACGCTGCGAAAAAACTGGCGTCACAGCAAAAGCAGGTTGTGGTGTTCTGGCTTTCCGGCGGAGTCAGCCAGTTAGAAACCTGGGATCCCAAACCGGGAGTCGAAACGGGCGGGCCGTTTCAGGCGATTTCAACTTCAGCGCCAGGAGTTCAGATCAGTGAGTTGCTGCCTTATACCGCGCAGCAGATGCATCACCTGGCACTGGTGCGGGGCATCAATACCAAAGAGAACGATCATGGCAAAGGTGCCTACATCATGCAGACCGGACGGAAGAAACAGCCCGGTTTTGCGTATCCTTATCTGGGGTCAACGTTCTCACACCACCTGTCACCGCCGAACAGCCCTTTGCCGGGTTACATTTCAGTGGGGGTCGGAGGTTCTTCTGCCGAGTCGACATTTTTAGGACCTCGGCATGCACCGCTGGTACTGTCGAATGGAAAAGCGCCCAGCAATCTGGGGCTGCATTCTTCGATGACAGCTGATCGGGACAAGCTTCGCAGAAGCCTGCGCCATAAATTCAGTCAGCGTTTTGAGCAGAAGCGAAGAACTGCACATACGGAAGTTTATAATGAATCGTTCGATCAGGCGGCAGCATTGATGGCGCGGCGTGATATTTTTGACTTCAGTCACTTTTCTGACAAAGATGTCGAACGTTATGGCAAGCATGATTTTGGTCGTCACTGTTTAATGGCCCGGCAGCTGATTGAAAAGGGAGTGACATTCGTCAAAGTCGGACATACTAACTACGATACGCATTCAGAAAACTTCAACTTTCATATCGAGCAGTTGGGAGAGTTCGACAAGCCGTTTGCGACATTCATTTCTGATTTATACGACCGTGGTTTATTAGAGCATACATTAATTATCTGCATGTGCGAATTTGGGCGGACGCCTCGGATCAATCAACGCGTGGGCCGCGATCACTGGGGAACGGCCTGGTCGGTAGCCCTGGGGGGCACAGGTATCAAAGGGGGCGCTGTTTCCGGAAAGACCAATGAAACAGGCACAAAGGTAATTGATCGTGAAGTCAACGGCGGTCATCTGTTCCATACGTACTATCAGGCTGTGGGGCTCGATTCGACAGAAGAGTTTTATCCCAACGGCCAGCCAATTGCGAAGGCGGACCCCCAAACAGAGCCGATCAAGGAGATTCTGGCGTGA